The bacterium DNA window ATATGCATGCCGATTGACAGGTCATCAATACCCGGAGTGAGGGTCCGTGGGCTGCGCCTGCACAGGTTGTCTATCCAGTCGTAGCTGTATGGCGCCACGCGTATCTGGCAGAGCCATTTGTAGATGACCTCCGGCGAAGCATTTATGGTCACGCCTCTATAGAATGCGCACTCCCGGCCCTTCTTTTCCCAAAACCGGTCACAGGCATATTCCAGCTTTCGTTCTTCGGGTGTGGTTCCCCAGGTGTATGCAACTGACATTATCGAATACCATCCTAATTCGGGACTCAGTCAATCACGGTGAGCGCCATCGTTCCCAAAAGCAGGGATGCAGACTGAGATGTATTCAGCGCATTCCGGCGTGCTGTAGCGGACCCACTCGCCACGTCCGGCCATAACCGCCTGACCTGCCTTGACATGCAATGTAGTGTCCTCTGTCTCGATCACCAGTTCGCCTTTCAGCACCACTGTGTATTCATCAAACTCAGGACATTGTCCAGGCTCAGACCAGCCTGCCGGGCTGACCATGCGAGCTATGCTTACGCCATTTTCTTTAGTGCTTGCGCGCCCAAAGAATTCTTCTATCTGCTTGGGTGGGTCTCCCGCTGCATTGATAATGACAGGATTTTGCACGAGATTAACCATCAGATTCTCCTTTGTTGCTATCTGAATTTCTGTCAGCCATCTGGGAAATACCTCCTTTTTTGGCAGGGTAATTGCAATTGACGAACGAAGATTGGTATATGCGATATGTAGACGGTTTCCTGTTTGATGATGAAGGGGCAAACGTTCTGCTGATCCGTAAGGCCAGGCCGCAATGGCAGGCTGGTTTGCTAAATGGGATCGGTGGCAAAATCGAGGATGGCGAGTGCCCGGTGGACGCCATGTGCCGTGAGTTTGCGGAGGAAACCGGCATCACCTTCAATTTGTGGAAACACACGATCCGACACGAAGGACCGGATTGGACTGTCTTCTACTATCGCGCTTACTCAACAAAGACTATTAATGCTGTTCTCGATCAGGGGTCTTACCCGACTGACGAGAGGCCTGAACTTTGTCCGGTGATGAGACTGGAGCAATGCGTTCGGAATATCAAGTGGGCTATTCCACTTTCCAATGACAGGGATGGCTTAGTATTTCCGGTATTGATTAGAGACGACAGTCCGGTATAGAAGTCGGGCGGATGAAGCATTTGCGACATTAATTGAGAAGCATTGTCTAGTGCAAAGGGCAAATGCTTCCTCCCTACAGTTTGCTGGTTTGAACAAGCACCCAAATATCAGGCATTTACGCTCGTGCGAATAAAGCCGTGCATCACTCCATTGGGCACATTCTCACCCAAAGCAGTCATGGCTGCTTGCATATCTGCATTGCTGTAATAAAATGGCTCGCTCGACCTGGCGGCTGGGTCAAGACACAGGATATAATCAGTATCAAAACCGACTGCAGCGACATAATGGCCGCCTGAAAACTCATAATTCCGATTTGTCAGAAAGCCCGAATGCAGACCCACGATCATCGGCCTGCCGACCGCTATCTCTGATCTGATCTCATCGAGACCCCACATCTCTTTCGCAAGACCATCAAGACCGAAGACTTCTTTGCCAGCGCTCAATAGCTCGGTCCAGCGCGTGCCGCCGCCCGTGCCGTCGAGCCTGTGGTTCAGGCTTGCCAGGATTGATAAGATATCGCTCGACCGTGGATTCCTGCCGAGGGCATAACATGCGCACATCGTAAGGGATGCCGGGCCGCAGCAGCCGTTCTTGTCATCCGGGCAGCCGGGCAAGAATTGTTGGATATATTCAACATCAAGGAGTGTCATTAAGTTAATGCCTCAAAATTGTTTGCAGCGGCAAGCTAAACCTGGCCACAGCCTATGTTAAGTATAGCACAGGAACACATGCAATCCACGTTTGTGGATTATTCATCAAAACAAGGCTCGGCAGGAGCCTCGCCCTCCCGTCACGCTCGTTACGAGCTTATCTGTAACACCTTCGCAAACAAAGCGTAACTATGCCGAAACTTGCCGGAAACATGTGTTACCTAGACTTTAAGCAGAGATTACATGAGGAGGAGCGTGGATGAGAAGGCTATTTAACTTTAGGACGGCCGCTGCAACAATATTGTGCATGCTGGTAGGCATGCAAACAGCTTTTGCGGAATCGGCAGGCAAAATAGACAGCGGAGACACGGCATGGGTGTTGGCGTCGAGCGCGCTGGTTATGTTTATGACGCCGGGTCTGGGACTGTTTTATGCAGGTATGGTGCGAAAGAAAAATGCCCTGGCCACAATCTTGCAGAGCTTTATGATGTGCGGGTTGGCTGCCGTTATATGGGTGTTGTGGGGATACAGCCTTGCCTTCGGCACCGATCATGGCGGGTTCATTGGATCGCTGGAATATGTCGGTCTCAGAGGTGTCGGAATGACTCCACTCGACGGGCAGACAATCCCTCACCAGGCATTTATGATATTCCAGGCAATGTTCGCCATCATTACCCCTGCCCTGATAACAGGCGCTTTCGCAGAACGCATTCCCTTCAAAGCGTTCTTCATATTCATGATAGTCTGGCTGACCGTGGTATATTGCCCGGTGGCGCACTGGGTCTGGGGACCCGGAGGATGGCTCCTCAAAATGGGCGCACTCGACTTTGCGGGCGGCACCGTAGTCCACATATGCTCGGGTATCGCGGCTCTGTGCTGCGCAATAGTGATAGGCCGCAGAAAAGGCTATGGACACGAAGAGTTCAAACCCCATAACCTCACTATGACACTCATGGGAACCGCACTGCTCTGGTTCGGATGGTTCGGGTTCAACGCGGGAAGCGCACTGGCGGCAAATGGACTTGCGGTCAATGCATTCGTGGTCACCAACACAGCCGCCGCAACTGCCGCGATTGCATGGGTCATCATAGAATGGATACACAGAGGCCAACCTACCGCTCTCGGATTCGCCAGTGGAGCTGTGGCGGGACTGGTCGCGATTACGCCGGCTTCCGGGTTCGTCGGGCCGATGGCGGCTGTGATCCTCGGCGCAATTGTCAGTCTTGTCTGTTACGGAGCGATCATGCTCAAAGGCAAGCTCGGATACGATGACTCCCTGGACGTCTTCGGGGTGCACGGAGTCGGTGGAACATGGGGCGCAATCGCGACGGGTCTGTTCGCAAGTGTGGCGATAAACCCGGCTGGAGCAAACGGCCTCTTCCATGGAAACGCCGCCCTGCTCGGCAAACAGCTTATCGCAATCGCCTCTGTGATGGCATACTCGTTCATCGTGACATTCGTGATCCTGAAAGTCATCAACATATTCACTCCGATTCGAGTCAGCAAAGCCGACGAGGATACCGGTCTCGATTTGAGTCAGCACGGTGAAGTCGGTTATAATCTGTAAGGAGGAGATCACATGACAAAAATTGAAGCGGTTATTCGACCGGGCAAGCTGGATGATGTTAAAGACGCACTGGACGAGATCGAAGTCAAGGGACTTACGGTAATCAACGTGATGGGCGCAGGCAAACAGCGCGGCAGGACACAGTATTACAGAGGCCAGGAGTATGTGGTGAACCTGCTCGATAAGACCAAGATCGAGACGGTTGTTCCTGATGACAAGGTCGAACTGGTCGTTGAGGCTATCACTAAAGCCGCATTTACCGGCGAGATCGGCGATGGCAAGATTTTCTTGAGCAAGATCGATGACGTGATCCGAATCAGAACCGGAGAACGCGGCGAGGTCGCTATATAGAGCTGAAAGTGGAAAGCGGAGAGTGGAGAAGTCCAGACTCTCTACCGGACAATTAGCGTATAGATGCGATGAGACATCTGTTATTGTAACGTCAGGTTCAAAGCAGATTCCTCGCGCAGCTACATCTCCACAAATAAAATTCTGCAATTCGGATTACAAGCTCGGAATGACTAAGTCAGTAACGTCTGCTTTTATATAATCAGTTTCGCAATCTGAAATTGCGAGATTTCTGTTTCGGGCGCGATCGGATATCGTGCCCGAACATTTTCCTCTACAGGGTATTGAAATGGACCTAACTAAAGCCGCACTCGAAGCACGGTTCGAGACCTCATCCGACGCCAGACAACTGGCCGATAGACTATCGGACGCCCGCGAAGAACTGGCGGGATGTCTGGCCGAAATGGGCGGCATCGAGATGATGCATGCCTACAGCAACCTCACTGATGCTCTCGTCCGAAGAATTTTTCAGATAGCCGCAACAGCCGCCGAACAGGACGACCCCAACACTGCGAAAAAAGCTCTGCGTGAAATCGCTATAGCAGCGGTCGGCGGCTATGGGCGAAGAGAGATGTCGCCGTTCTCGGACGTCGATGTCACGTTCATCGCAGGCACTGGCGATGACGATGAGATAGACCTGGTCGTTAAGCGCGCATTTAGGATATTGATGGATGTGCTCGAACATGCGCAGCTCAAGGTCGGATACTCATACAGGCGGGTTGACGACGTTGAAAACCTGCCTTTGGAGACAGAGACAGCTCTGCTCGACGCAAGATGGATATCCGGCAATAAGGCGCTCTTCAATGCATTCGAGTCGGCACTGCGCAGAGCAATCACCCCAGCAGCATTCGTGATCGGACATATAAACGCCAGGCACAGTTCAGGATCATCGGCCAACACACCATACCTTGTGGAGCCGAACATCAAGGAAGGCCGCGGCGGCCTGCGTGATTTGCATGCGGCTCGCTGGATTGCGCAGGTGGCATTCGATCTTGCCGGGACGGACGTGTGGGATGGGTTAAGGTCCAGAGGGATCGTCTCCGACGGCGATATCGAAGACGTGCTTGGAGCAACCGAATTCCTGGCCAAGACTCGTAACAATCTCCATCTACTCACGGAACGTGGGATGGATGTGCTCAGTGCGGGCAGACATCTGGAAATCTCTCAGAAGATGGGCTGCTGCAGCGATAATGACCCAACACCGAACAAATTCCTGGCGGCATTCTATGGTCATGTGCAAAAGATATGGCATGTCTATCATAAAGTCGCGCAGGCATGCCTCGAACAACAGCTGGAAATTGAACCGGGGATGTTCGCTCACGCGGGGATGCTGCGAATTCTCGACCGTAGCCTGTTGACCCGTGAGCCTGCCGCACTGCTGAGAGTCTTTCAACATTCACGCACATATGACCTGCGCATCCATCGTGAAACGAGTGACCTGATAACCGGCAGCACCAATGGCCGCAAGTCCGGCACGGAAGCCCTCCGCAGCTTTATCGATGTCATATCCTCTCCGGGAGCCGGGGCAGTACTACGTTCCATGGCAGAACTTAACGTATTGGAAGCCGTCGTTCCATCATTCAAAAATTTGATGACCATCGTTCCGGGTGATGCAGCACATAAATACACCGTCGGGGAGCACTCTCTGCGGACTGTCGAGCAGCTGGATGCGCTCTTTACAGACTCCGACGAGATGTTTTCGGATGTGTTCTCCCGCGTCCAGAAGCTGGAGGTGTTGTACCTGGCTGCGCTGCTTCATGACGTTGGAAAAGCCAACTCAAAAGGAGACCATGCAAAAGTCGGCGCATCGGTCGCACGTAAAGCTGCTGCCGCGCTCGGCATGCCCGAACAGTCGCAGGCAATCGTCGAATTTCTGGTCAAGAATCATCTGAGGATGGCTGAGACCGCCAGGCTTCGCGACCTGCACCAGAAACGCACGATCAGAGACTTCGTCGCGGTCGTCAAAGATACACAACTGCTGGATATGCTCTTTCTGCTGACTGTGGCAGATAATAGAGCGGTCGGAACACGCAATTGGAGCCAGGTCCAAGTGCGGTTTTTGATGGAACTTCATGAGCGCGCAATGGCGGCTCTGCGCTCACCCGAATCTGCCACACCGGACCTGGACAGACACAAACGTAGAGTACGCAGAGAACTCTCCCTTGCAAACCTGCCGCTTGATGAGGTAGACGAACACTGCGCATCCATGCCCGCCAGCTATCTGCTCAACACTCCGCCTGATGAGCTTGCGGCCCATATCGGTTATGTGCGCAATGCACGTGATGGCTCACCCGCTATAGAGGTCAGGGATGACCGGACCGGCCAGTTTACGCTGCTGACGGTGGTAACAAAAGACAAAAAGGGACTTTTGAGCGAGATTGCAGGGACTCTCGACGCAATGCACATAGACATTCATGCGGCGCAGATATTCACCCGCCACTCGACCGACCATATCGCAATCGACATTCTCTTCATCGACTTCGAGGGACGCCAGCTAACTCAGATGAAAAAGTGGCAGCTTGAAGGCGAGTTGACAAGCGTGCTTACGGGTCAGGTGAGCGTTGACGAACTGCTGAGCCGCTGGGGCAAGAAACGGTTCGAGAAGTCCGAAAAGCTGACGATGAGCGTGCTCGATAATCTCTCTGACCATGAGAGCGTGATTGAGGTCCGGGCAATCGATGCGCATGGGATATTGCACTATCTGACGCGGAAAATCTCAGAGTTGGGGTTCGACATACATTCCGCGCGAGTGGCAACATGGGGGCATGAGGCGCGTGATGTCTTCTACATCACCAGCAAAGATGGCCAAAAACTCAGCGAGTCTGAAATGGAGAATCTCGGGCAGGCGCTGGTTTGATTTGAATTGCAGAGGTGCGGAAGTAATTTGCGATTTGAAATCGCGAGATTCTCTTTCGGTCGCGATCAGATATCGCGCCCGAACATAGCGATGCATCCTTTGTTACTCAGCCTTCACTTGCCTATGCAGAACTCTGAAAATATCCTGTCGAGCAGGTCTTCACTTGCGGTTTCACCTGTGATGAGGCCAAGGCTGCTTCGCGCTGATGTAAGGTCCACACTCAGCAGGTCAATTGGTTGGCCACCTTTCAGCGTCGCAATGGCGTTCTTGATGCTCTCATGGGCAGAAATAAGTGAGCGCTGGTGACGGACATTGCTGACCAGCACACTTTCGCTCGATATTGATGAGACTGCAATATCAGCAATCTTTTCTTCCAACTCGTCGATCCCTTGACTGGTCGATGCACTCGTCATGACTATGGGCATCGGGCTGTCTACAGATAATTTCCCGCATTCGCTCTCAGGCATGAGATCGACTTTGTTGACCACCACTATCGCGGGTTTGCCCTCGCACTCTTTAGGCAGAGTAACATCAAGATCGCCTGTCGCATCCAACACCATCAAAACCAGATCAGCCGACAAGATCGACTCCCTGGACCGCTCGACACCTATCTTTTCCACCGGGTCATCCGTCACTCTCAGCCCCGCAGTGTCCATTGCGACAATCGGGATGCCGTGGATTTCCAGGCTCTCTTCGATCACGTCGCGAGTGGTGCCGGGAATAGGGGTCACTATCGCGCGCGCATGCCGCAGCAGAGCATTGAGCAAGCTCGACTTGCCCACATTCACTCGACCCGCAATAACCAGCCTCATGCCCTCTCTATAGACACGCCCACTGCCGAATGACTTTAGCAAATCATCGACATCATCCCGCGCTGATTCGAGTCCGGACATGATCCAGCCCGTTTCAGGCTCGGGAACATCGTCGGGGAAGTCTATGGCAGCCTCTATGGCGGCAATCACACCCAATATGCGTGCATTGATATCCCCCACCCGCTTCGAGAGCGCTCCGTCCAGTTGGCGCAGGGCCATTTTGCGCGCATCATCCGTCCGGGCACGGATCAGGTCATTGACCGCCTCAGCCTGTGCCAGATCCATCTTGCCATTGAGGAATGCCCGCTTGGTAAACTCACCTGGTTCGGCAAGTCTCGCACCCGCATCCAATACCGCAGAGAGAGCATGCTTCAATATCGCGATCCCGCCATGGCAGGATATCTCGACGACATCCTCACCTGTATAGCTTGCGGGCGTGCGAAATATCGTGAGGACCACATCGTCTATCGCGCTTCCGGTCTTGGGGTCGATCAGAGCGCCATGGTGGGCGGTATGTGTGGGCAGTTTCGCTATATCTTTGTCGCCGGAGCTAAATATGCGCGAAGCCGAGACGAACGCCTCGGGTCCGCTTATGCGTATCACACCTATACCTGCGGACCCTATAGCAGTGGCTATTGCGGCAATAGTATCAGTAAATTGCATGATTTTGTCGGCAGTCGGCGCAGCGCCGGCATAGCCGACGGTCCTGCAGACCGCCGACTGCTATTTCTTTGGTGAAATCACAACGTGGCGATAGTCGCCTTCGCCCTCGCTGTAAGTATATACATCCGGGTCGTCCGCCAAAGTCATGTGCACGATCCTGCGGTCGCGAGGATTCTGCGGGTCCAACACAGCTTCCCTGCCCTCGGCTCTGACTGCATCGGCATACTCGCGAGCCTTGGCCTCGATTATTTCCTGGTGGCGAGCACGGTAGTTTTCAGCATCTAGAATCAATCTTCGGCGCGAATCGGAATACTTGGCGACGGCAAGACCGACAATGTACTGCAGCGCGTCGAGAGTCTGACCATGCTTGCCTATCAGGATCGCGACGTCGTCACCTGCTATGTTTATCACGACTTCTTCGTCATCCGCGGACTTCAAGACCGGTTTGGCATTGACCTTCATCGCCTTGAGCACGTCACCGACTATGCGCAGCGTCTCGTCCACATAGACATCGCCCTCACCTGAAAAACCAGCCGGCTCTTCGTCCGACAACACTTCCACCGGCACCTCTTCAGCTATTTCAACAGACGCAGTACTGGGCGTGTAACCCTCTTTAACCCGCGCTTTGATCGTGGTCGGCATCTGACCCAGGCCGAGAAAACCCTTGGTGCCCTCCTCCACTATCTCATACTCAACACCGTCAACACTCACGCCCAACTGCTGGGCGGCTGTCGTCACGGCCTCTTCTATTGTTCTTCCACTAGCCTCAACTGTACTCAATTGACGCCTCCATATCAGGTTATAGGTGTTGGGAGCTTAGGTATTGGGGCTATAACGCCCAACTCCGTTATATACATTTACGAACCATGAAACTAGAAACTATCAGACTATCTGACCAAACGGTTATCTTCTCCGTCTGCGCCTGGAACGTGATGCCCTGTCTGTCGTATCGGTAGGAGCAGGCGCGCTCGGCTCGCCAGGTGCCCCAGCACCCTCGGCGGGCGGTTCTGGAGCATGCAGTATCAGATACTGCTGCCCAGTCTGCAAAATGTTTAGCACCAGCCAGTAAAGCAAAAATGCAGCGGGATAACCAGCAAAGATAAACGCAAACATAAGCGGCATCATTATCGACATCATCTTCTGCTGCTCTGCCTGCGTCGGGTCGACTGCGGACATTTTCGTCGATATATACATGCTGAACAGATAGAGCACCACCAATATCAGGTCGGCTTCGGCCAGGTTTCCGGCGGTAAACCATACTTTGCCCCCCACCGGACCAATCGGCAGAGTCTGTCCCCACAAATGCGATAGCTTGCTCCCAATCCAGAAAAATGACGCCTGCTCAAACTGGAACTTGTAGGCATTTATCATATAAAAGAGCATCATCAGTATCGGAAGCTGAATCAGCAGCGGCAGACAGCTTGCAAATGGATTGACGCCATGCTCTTTATACAAGTCCATCGTCTTTTCGCCGAGTGTCTTCTGATCGCCCTTATATTTCTCTTGAAGCTGCTTAACAAGAGGCGCAATCTTTTGCATCTCTTTCATACTCTTGAATTGCGCCTTGGTGAGCGGCGTGATCAGAATCTTGATGATGATCGTTATCAGGACTATCGCAAACCAGTAGCTGAATGACGGCACACGACCAGTCAGGGCCACAAAGAAATCGATAATCTTGTACAAGATTCCAGTGGAGTTATGCTTGTCAAGCTCTTTCGCAAACTTTAGACGCATCTTCTTCGCGTCGGCTACATAATCAAGAACCTGCTTGGCCTCGGGCTCTTCCATGTCATTGAGCAATTCCGATTTTGGCCGGTCATAATTGTTTATCAGCCTCTTGAAAGTCTCTACGGATGTGTTCAGATTATAGGTCTTCGTACGCTTGTCGGCAGTCCCATAAATCATAGCCATCTCATAGAGAGCCTTCGCACCCTCCGGCATGCCGGAATATTTCTTATCACCAGCTATGTCATTGAGGCTGCGGATCGCATTCTGATAATTGTCATTCTTATCAGAAGTGCGTGTCGATTTCTCTGCAGCCGCAATCGTTTTCTCTGCCTTAGCGAAGAGTACATCCGCCTTGGAGGCAAAGCTCACATTCGCCGCGCCGAAAGCAATCAGGAGGATAAATATTGATGCGAGTGATTTCTTCAGAAGTCTCATAGTTTGCATTGAACAGGTAGATGACTACTTGACCGGGTCATAGCCCCCGTCAGACCATGGGTGACAGCGGCATATCCTGCAGATTCCCATCCAGATGCCCTTAAGGCAGCCATATTTTTCTATCGCCTGAGCCGTATACTCGGAACAGGTCGGCAAATATCTGCAGGTCCGTGGCCATAATCGCCTTGAAGCCTGTTGGTAAACACCCCTTATAAGCAGTAGGATTATCTTTCTAATCACTTCAGAATACCCAGCTTCCGAAAAAGCCTGTCGACAGACACTTCAAACTCGGCCAGTGCCGCCTCAGCAGCCCTTCGCCGCGCCACAATCACAACATCGTATCCATCGGCGATATCCGCAAGCCTCAGCCTGACTGTCTCCCTTAAGAGCCTTTTTACCCGGTTGCGTTTGACAGCGCCACCAAGTTTCTTGCTCACAGAAAAACCCACACGCGTTATCGATTCGTTATTGACAAGCGTGTACACTACAATGAGGTCCGTTGCAGCGGACCTCCCTTTTGAATACACTTTCGCAAACTGCGACTTTAGCCGCAATCGCCACGCCGAGGGTAACATTAATCTGCCTCGCCGCTTTGGGCGACCGCGCGCCCCAACCATAAGGGCGCGCCACCGCGCATCATTATACAGTAAGTTCCCAGCGGCCTTTTGCGCGCCTTGATTTTAATACCCTTCGCCCGTTGCGCGAAGACATGCGTGACATAAAACCATGCTCACGCTTGCGCGCTCGGCACTTGGGTTGGTATGTGCGTTTCATTCGTTTACTATACCCCCTAGCTTGAGCAATTATATCATACCGATCAACTATCTTACAAGTAAGGTCGGATTACCGAATATATGGCTCGGCAGGAGCCTCGCCCTCCCACAGTCTTGTTTTATGAAAACAAACAAAGCTCAGCGGGAGCCTCGCCACCCACTGCAGTCATACGATCAAACCTTGAAACGTATATACATCACATCGCCGTCCTGAACGACATAGTCCTTGCCCTGGAGAGAGACTATGCCCTTTTGCTTGGCGGCGTCCCAGCCACCTGCCGCTTTTACATCCTCAAAATTGGCTATCTCGGCACGGATAAAACCCCGAGCGATATCAGAGTGGATCGTCCCGGCAGCATCAACCGCTTTATCGCCCGCATGGATTGTCCAGGCGCGCACCTCAGGCTCACCGGCGGTAAGAAATGATATCAGACCCAGAGCCTTATAGCAAGCCCGTATCAGAACATTTCTGGCAGGCTCCTCGATACCCATTGACTGCAAAAACTCGGTCTCTTCTTCATCGCTCAACTGCGAGACCTCCATCTCGACCTGCGCACACAGCTCGATCACGGGCACTCCAGCCTCTTCACATGCCTTTCGGAACGCAAGTATCTGATCGTCAGTCGAGCCGATCTGATCCTCCGCAATATTGAGCACCGCGATCATCTGCTTCAGGGTGAGAAAGTCGTAGCCGCGAATCGTCTTCTCTTCCTCGGAGGTGAAATCCAGTGCCTTGAGAGATTTGCCCTCCTCCAAGGCCGACTTGATGCGTTCGAGCAGGTCCATCTCCATGGTCGCAGGGGTTGCTGCACCCTTCTTGACCCCATGAAGCTGTTTCTCCACGCGCGGGATGCGGTTTTCAACAAGCTGCAGATCGGCAAGCATAAGTTCATTCTGCAGATTTTGAAGATCGGCCACAGGACTCGCTTCCTCGCCAACAGATCCGGTGAAGCCACGCACCACATGCACAAGAGCATCCACCTGACGCACATCCGCAAAGAAATCCGAACCGAACTTGGTCCTGCCCTGGTCAGTCGCTATCTTTGCTGCGCCATCTATAAACTCAATGCTTGCGTATGTTATCTTTTTGGGATGATATTCCTCGACGAAATAGTCCACGCGGCTGTCCGGAACGCTCACCACACCGATATTGGGTTTTGCCGACTGACCGTAGCTCTCCTCGATCTTTACCGTGCCCCTCGTCAGAGCCTTAAATAAAGTGGTCTTGCCGGACGACGGCAGCCCCACGATCCCTACTCTCATTGCATCACCTGAATCCGTATTTTCGCCCCATTGTATCACATTCAAGGCTGTGTGCGCCAAAATGGACGAATCTGGTCGATATACGGTCGGAAGCCACTACAATATCGCGTAGACCATGGTGACGGATGCGGTAACAGTCAGTTCGCCGGGTATGACAGGGGTCGGCGCTGCCTCGGACTTGGCCAAGCCTGCCAGCATCGGTCTGGGGGTGTAGCCTCCGGCCTCTGACATGGAGATGAGCCTGCCAAGTTTCACACCCGCTGCCTCGGCCATCGAATTCGCCTTGGACTTAGCCTGAGCTACCGCATTCGACAAAGCTTGACGGCAAAGCGTGGTATCATCCTCGATTGAAAAGTCGATGCCCTGAACATTGTTCGCACCTGCTTTGACGCCGATATCGATTATTGAGCCTACTTGCGTCATGTCTCTGATCGTAAGGCGTACCCGATTGGACACGTTGTAGCCCACAGTCATAGGCGGCGATTTTTTGTAGTCCATAATAGGATTGACGGAATAGTCGGCGGTCTCAATATCGTCCTTGGCAATCCCCGCTTTCATAACCGCGGCGATTACAGCGTTCGTTATCCCGGCATTATCCTTTGCAGCCTTTGCAGCATCGCCGGACTGAGTATTCACACCGAGTGTCACGTAAGCAATGTCAGGTTGAGCCTTGACCTCGCCCGAGCCGGTTACCACTATGCCTGTCGCATCCGCAGCAGCAATCGCAGGCAGCAGCAGCATTGTCACAACTGCACAAATGTAAATACGGTACATAAAAACACCTCCGAGTAATAGCGGTCTGCCGCTATTATACCCGGAGGCGCTAAAACTCATCCTGAGATT harbors:
- a CDS encoding P-II family nitrogen regulator, giving the protein MTKIEAVIRPGKLDDVKDALDEIEVKGLTVINVMGAGKQRGRTQYYRGQEYVVNLLDKTKIETVVPDDKVELVVEAITKAAFTGEIGDGKIFLSKIDDVIRIRTGERGEVAI
- a CDS encoding protein jag yields the protein MSTVEASGRTIEEAVTTAAQQLGVSVDGVEYEIVEEGTKGFLGLGQMPTTIKARVKEGYTPSTASVEIAEEVPVEVLSDEEPAGFSGEGDVYVDETLRIVGDVLKAMKVNAKPVLKSADDEEVVINIAGDDVAILIGKHGQTLDALQYIVGLAVAKYSDSRRRLILDAENYRARHQEIIEAKAREYADAVRAEGREAVLDPQNPRDRRIVHMTLADDPDVYTYSEGEGDYRHVVISPKK
- a CDS encoding cupin, encoding MVNLVQNPVIINAAGDPPKQIEEFFGRASTKENGVSIARMVSPAGWSEPGQCPEFDEYTVVLKGELVIETEDTTLHVKAGQAVMAGRGEWVRYSTPECAEYISVCIPAFGNDGAHRD
- a CDS encoding ammonium transporter, with the protein product MDSGDTAWVLASSALVMFMTPGLGLFYAGMVRKKNALATILQSFMMCGLAAVIWVLWGYSLAFGTDHGGFIGSLEYVGLRGVGMTPLDGQTIPHQAFMIFQAMFAIITPALITGAFAERIPFKAFFIFMIVWLTVVYCPVAHWVWGPGGWLLKMGALDFAGGTVVHICSGIAALCCAIVIGRRKGYGHEEFKPHNLTMTLMGTALLWFGWFGFNAGSALAANGLAVNAFVVTNTAAATAAIAWVIIEWIHRGQPTALGFASGAVAGLVAITPASGFVGPMAAVILGAIVSLVCYGAIMLKGKLGYDDSLDVFGVHGVGGTWGAIATGLFASVAINPAGANGLFHGNAALLGKQLIAIASVMAYSFIVTFVILKVINIFTPIRVSKADEDTGLDLSQHGEVGYNL
- a CDS encoding C39 family peptidase, yielding MTLLDVEYIQQFLPGCPDDKNGCCGPASLTMCACYALGRNPRSSDILSILASLNHRLDGTGGGTRWTELLSAGKEVFGLDGLAKEMWGLDEIRSEIAVGRPMIVGLHSGFLTNRNYEFSGGHYVAAVGFDTDYILCLDPAARSSEPFYYSNADMQAAMTALGENVPNGVMHGFIRTSVNA
- the mnmE gene encoding tRNA uridine-5-carboxymethylaminomethyl(34) synthesis GTPase MnmE, giving the protein MQFTDTIAAIATAIGSAGIGVIRISGPEAFVSASRIFSSGDKDIAKLPTHTAHHGALIDPKTGSAIDDVVLTIFRTPASYTGEDVVEISCHGGIAILKHALSAVLDAGARLAEPGEFTKRAFLNGKMDLAQAEAVNDLIRARTDDARKMALRQLDGALSKRVGDINARILGVIAAIEAAIDFPDDVPEPETGWIMSGLESARDDVDDLLKSFGSGRVYREGMRLVIAGRVNVGKSSLLNALLRHARAIVTPIPGTTRDVIEESLEIHGIPIVAMDTAGLRVTDDPVEKIGVERSRESILSADLVLMVLDATGDLDVTLPKECEGKPAIVVVNKVDLMPESECGKLSVDSPMPIVMTSASTSQGIDELEEKIADIAVSSISSESVLVSNVRHQRSLISAHESIKNAIATLKGGQPIDLLSVDLTSARSSLGLITGETASEDLLDRIFSEFCIGK
- a CDS encoding HD domain-containing protein; the encoded protein is MDLTKAALEARFETSSDARQLADRLSDAREELAGCLAEMGGIEMMHAYSNLTDALVRRIFQIAATAAEQDDPNTAKKALREIAIAAVGGYGRREMSPFSDVDVTFIAGTGDDDEIDLVVKRAFRILMDVLEHAQLKVGYSYRRVDDVENLPLETETALLDARWISGNKALFNAFESALRRAITPAAFVIGHINARHSSGSSANTPYLVEPNIKEGRGGLRDLHAARWIAQVAFDLAGTDVWDGLRSRGIVSDGDIEDVLGATEFLAKTRNNLHLLTERGMDVLSAGRHLEISQKMGCCSDNDPTPNKFLAAFYGHVQKIWHVYHKVAQACLEQQLEIEPGMFAHAGMLRILDRSLLTREPAALLRVFQHSRTYDLRIHRETSDLITGSTNGRKSGTEALRSFIDVISSPGAGAVLRSMAELNVLEAVVPSFKNLMTIVPGDAAHKYTVGEHSLRTVEQLDALFTDSDEMFSDVFSRVQKLEVLYLAALLHDVGKANSKGDHAKVGASVARKAAAALGMPEQSQAIVEFLVKNHLRMAETARLRDLHQKRTIRDFVAVVKDTQLLDMLFLLTVADNRAVGTRNWSQVQVRFLMELHERAMAALRSPESATPDLDRHKRRVRRELSLANLPLDEVDEHCASMPASYLLNTPPDELAAHIGYVRNARDGSPAIEVRDDRTGQFTLLTVVTKDKKGLLSEIAGTLDAMHIDIHAAQIFTRHSTDHIAIDILFIDFEGRQLTQMKKWQLEGELTSVLTGQVSVDELLSRWGKKRFEKSEKLTMSVLDNLSDHESVIEVRAIDAHGILHYLTRKISELGFDIHSARVATWGHEARDVFYITSKDGQKLSESEMENLGQALV
- a CDS encoding NUDIX domain-containing protein; its protein translation is MTNEDWYMRYVDGFLFDDEGANVLLIRKARPQWQAGLLNGIGGKIEDGECPVDAMCREFAEETGITFNLWKHTIRHEGPDWTVFYYRAYSTKTINAVLDQGSYPTDERPELCPVMRLEQCVRNIKWAIPLSNDRDGLVFPVLIRDDSPV